From Hominilimicola fabiformis:
GTAGTCGATAATTTGCTGTGCATAGATGTCGTTTGTTTCCAATGTATATGATACATTGTTATTGTTGTCGCGTGTGATTTTCATAGTTGGTCACTCCTTCGTTATAAATTTGGTTTTAGAGCTTATTCCTCTATTTGATAATTATGCATTATATTTTAAAATATGTCAATAAACAACAGGATTTTTTTGAATTATTGCGTTATGTGGATTTTATTTCTTGGATGTTTTGTGCGGAGTATTTCTCTTTGCTTTGAGGAGGTGACAAGAGTATATATTTGAGTTGTTGTGATGGAGCTGTGTCCTAGTATTCTTTGTATATAACGAATATCAACATCTTCTTCAAGCAGTAATGTTGCTACGGAATGTCTGAACATGTGTGGTGTAATATGTAATGGCGCTGCAATCTGCTTTTCGAGATTTCTTATGATTGTTCTTACAGATTGTTCTGAAATACGGTTGTGACGGTTATTTTGAAACAGATAACTGTTCGGCTGCGTGGAATCATCTATTAAAATAAGATATTTCATTAAAATTGCTATGACATCTCTGTTTTCTATTTGCAAAATTCGTTCTTTTGCGCCCTTACCAAATATTCGTACTGTTTTAGAAGCAAAATCTATGTTGTTTATTTTCAATGAGCATATTTCGGAAATTCTTGCGCCTGTGGCAAACAGTAATTCAATAATAGCTGTATTGCGTACGGAAACAAGCTTTTGGTGAGTGGTAGCAGCAGTCAATATATTCTGATAAGAGGCGGTTAAGAGCTGGTGTATTATGTTTTCCGGAATGGTGTGTGGCAAGTGCAACGGTTCCTTAAATGTTGTGTCAATTTTATCAAAGGGATTAAATTCTATTATATCCTTGTAGTATAGATAGTGGACGAATGCTTTTAGCGTGGCGATTTTCCGCTTTATTGTCTTTGGTTTAT
This genomic window contains:
- a CDS encoding tyrosine-type recombinase/integrase, yielding MIEVKTEIKKYLKYCSLEKKLSKHTLKAYRIDLAQFIAFKPDISISKEDLTKYIQYLHKTYKPKTIKRKIATLKAFVHYLYYKDIIEFNPFDKIDTTFKEPLHLPHTIPENIIHQLLTASYQNILTAATTHQKLVSVRNTAIIELLFATGARISEICSLKINNIDFASKTVRIFGKGAKERILQIENRDVIAILMKYLILIDDSTQPNSYLFQNNRHNRISEQSVRTIIRNLEKQIAAPLHITPHMFRHSVATLLLEEDVDIRYIQRILGHSSITTTQIYTLVTSSKQREILRTKHPRNKIHITQ